A region from the Neomonachus schauinslandi chromosome 2, ASM220157v2, whole genome shotgun sequence genome encodes:
- the PNOC gene encoding prepronociceptin produces MKILLCDLLLLSLFSSVSGSCQKDCLTCREKLRPALDPFNLEVCILECEGKVFSSPLWTPCTKVMTRGSWQLSPADPDHVAAALYQPSASEMQLKRMPRIRSLIQAQKGTEPGMDEAGEMEQKQLQKRFGGFTGARKSARKLANQKRFSEFMRQYLVLSMQSSQRRRTLHQNGNV; encoded by the exons ATGAAAATCCTGCTTTGTGATCTCCTGCTGCTCAGCCTCTTCTCCAGCGTGTCCGGCAGCTGCCAGAAGGACTGTCTGACCTGCCGGGAGAAGCTCCGCCCAGCTCTCGACCCCTTCAACCTTGAG GTGTGCATCCTTGAGTGTGAAGGGAAGGTCTTCAGCAGCCCTCTCTGGACTCCGTGCACCAAGGTCATGACCAGGGGCTCCTGGCAGCTCAGCCCTGCTGACCCAGATCACGTGGCAGCTGCCCTTTACCAGCCCAGCGCCTCCGAGATGCAACTGAAGCGCATGCCTCGCATCAGGAGCCTAATCCAAGCCCAGAAAGGGACAGAGCCCGGCAtggatgaggctggagagatggAGCAGAAGCAGCTACAGAAGAGGTTCGGGGGCTTCACCGGGGCCCGCAAGTCGGCCCGGAAGTTGGCCAACCAGAAGCGGTTCAGTGAGTTTATGAGGCAGTACCTGGTCCTGAGCATGCAGTCCAGCCAGCGCCGGCGCACCCTGCATCAGAATGGTAATGTGTAG